From a single Miscanthus floridulus cultivar M001 chromosome 8, ASM1932011v1, whole genome shotgun sequence genomic region:
- the LOC136474769 gene encoding rac-like GTP-binding protein 3 isoform X2, which produces MASSASRFIKCVTVGDGAVGKTCMLICYTSNKFPTDYIPTVFDNFSANVVVDGTTVNLGLWDTAGQEDYNRLRPLSYRGADVFVLAFSLVSRASYENIMKKWIPELQHYAPGVPVVLVGTKLDLREDKHYLMDHPGLVSVTTAQGEELRRQIGAMYYIECSSKTQQNVKAVFDAAIKVVIQPPTKLREKKKKKSRKGCSMVNLFCGRKMLCFKS; this is translated from the exons ATGGCGTCCAGCGCCTCTCGGTTCATCAAGTGCGTCACGGTCGGTGACGGCGCCGTGGGCAAGACCTGTATGCTCATCTGCTACACCAGCAACAAGTTCCCCACT GACTACATACCTACGGTGTTCGACAATTTCAGTGCAAATGTAGTTGTGGATGGCACCACGGTGAATTTGGGCCTTTGGGATACCGCTG GGCAGGAAGATTACAACCGGCTGAGGCCTCTAAGCTACCGAGGTGCTGATGTTTTCGTGCTTGCATTCTCACTTGTGAGCCGAGCTAGCTATGAGAATATCATGAAGAAG TGGATACCGGAGCTTCAGCATTATGCACCTGGGGTGCCTGTTGTGTTGGTAGGCACAAAATTGG ATCTTCGTGAAGACAAGCACTACTTGATGGATCATCCTGGATTGGTGTCTGTTACCACAGCACAG GGGGAGGAACTTCGTAGACAAATTGGTGCTATGTATTACATCGAGTGCAGTTCAAAGACACAGCAG AATGTCAAAGCTGTGTTCGATGCTGCCATCAAGGTAGTAATTCAGCCTCCAACTAAAttaagagaaaagaagaaaaagaaatcacGCAAAGGATGTTCAATGGT GAACCTCTTCTGTGGAAGAAAAATGCTATGCTTCAAGTCCTGA
- the LOC136474769 gene encoding rac-like GTP-binding protein 3 isoform X1, protein MASSASRFIKCVTVGDGAVGKTCMLICYTSNKFPTDYIPTVFDNFSANVVVDGTTVNLGLWDTAGQEDYNRLRPLSYRGADVFVLAFSLVSRASYENIMKKVLKCAVLFFFHGLEFPRGLNVYPLLFTLQWIPELQHYAPGVPVVLVGTKLDLREDKHYLMDHPGLVSVTTAQGEELRRQIGAMYYIECSSKTQQNVKAVFDAAIKVVIQPPTKLREKKKKKSRKGCSMVNLFCGRKMLCFKS, encoded by the exons ATGGCGTCCAGCGCCTCTCGGTTCATCAAGTGCGTCACGGTCGGTGACGGCGCCGTGGGCAAGACCTGTATGCTCATCTGCTACACCAGCAACAAGTTCCCCACT GACTACATACCTACGGTGTTCGACAATTTCAGTGCAAATGTAGTTGTGGATGGCACCACGGTGAATTTGGGCCTTTGGGATACCGCTG GGCAGGAAGATTACAACCGGCTGAGGCCTCTAAGCTACCGAGGTGCTGATGTTTTCGTGCTTGCATTCTCACTTGTGAGCCGAGCTAGCTATGAGAATATCATGAAGAAGGTGCTGAAATGTGCtgtcttgtttttttttcatggTTTGGAATTTCCTAGAGGCCTGAATGTTTATCCTTTGCTCTTTACTCTTCAGTGGATACCGGAGCTTCAGCATTATGCACCTGGGGTGCCTGTTGTGTTGGTAGGCACAAAATTGG ATCTTCGTGAAGACAAGCACTACTTGATGGATCATCCTGGATTGGTGTCTGTTACCACAGCACAG GGGGAGGAACTTCGTAGACAAATTGGTGCTATGTATTACATCGAGTGCAGTTCAAAGACACAGCAG AATGTCAAAGCTGTGTTCGATGCTGCCATCAAGGTAGTAATTCAGCCTCCAACTAAAttaagagaaaagaagaaaaagaaatcacGCAAAGGATGTTCAATGGT GAACCTCTTCTGTGGAAGAAAAATGCTATGCTTCAAGTCCTGA
- the LOC136470561 gene encoding uncharacterized protein: MEEGEGSKTVHIVDASGVHVKDVGSSSELSMSIASDATIKESKTTDAKRRKTRKERKATKITTREAREKKKEEQRLKDKKKRKEARRITREARAKRRAARAQEQEKNEYDTSSTELSSSSDDGDDDVSYHTSKDSKGVKSKDKKKDSKD; this comes from the coding sequence atggaagaaggagaaggttcgAAGACCGTTCACATTGTGGATGCAAGTGGTGTGCACGTCAAggatgttggcagcagcagcgagctgtccatgtccatagcaagtgatgccaccatcaaagaatccaagaccaccgatgccaaaagaagaaagacaagaaaagaaagaaaagccacAAAAATCAcaacaagagaagctagagaaaagaagaaggaagagcagcggctcaaagacaagaagaagagaaaagaagctagaagaatcacaagagaggcaagagctaagagaagggcagcaagagctcaagagcaagagaagaatgagtatgataCATCATCTActgagctctctagtagctcggacgatggagatgatgatgtgtcataccatacttcaaaagatagcaaggggGTGAAGAGTAAGGACAAAAAGAAGGATAGCAAGGACtag